From a single Alkalihalophilus pseudofirmus genomic region:
- the ispG gene encoding flavodoxin-dependent (E)-4-hydroxy-3-methylbut-2-enyl-diphosphate synthase produces MTELTHRTKTRPVKVGNLTIGGNNEVVVQSMTTTKTHDVEATVAEIKRLEEAGCQVVRVACPDMRAAEAIADIKAQISIPLVVDIHFDYKLALKAIEGGADKIRINPGNIGRREKVEAVVKAAKEKGIPIRIGVNAGSLEKRILEKYGYPTADGMVESALHHIKILEDLDFHDIIVSMKASDVNLAIEAYEKAAKAFDYPLHLGITESGTLFAGTIKSAAGLGAILNMGIGNTVRISLSADPVEEVKVARELLKSFGLASNAATLISCPTCGRIEIDLISIANEVEDYISTIKAPIKVAVLGCAVNGPGEAREADIGIAGARGEGLLFMKGEIVRKVPEETMVEELKREIDKIAEEYFEAQRQLEKA; encoded by the coding sequence ATGACCGAATTAACACATCGTACAAAAACTCGTCCAGTTAAGGTCGGTAATTTGACGATTGGTGGAAACAATGAAGTAGTTGTTCAAAGTATGACTACGACCAAAACACATGACGTTGAAGCAACTGTTGCAGAAATTAAACGATTAGAAGAAGCGGGCTGTCAGGTTGTTCGTGTCGCTTGTCCAGACATGCGTGCAGCGGAAGCTATCGCTGACATTAAAGCACAAATCTCTATTCCACTAGTAGTTGATATTCATTTTGATTACAAATTAGCTTTAAAAGCTATTGAAGGCGGAGCAGATAAAATCCGTATTAACCCGGGTAATATCGGCCGCCGCGAGAAAGTTGAAGCTGTTGTTAAGGCTGCTAAAGAAAAAGGTATTCCGATTCGTATCGGTGTAAATGCTGGATCGCTTGAAAAGCGCATCCTAGAAAAATACGGTTACCCAACGGCTGATGGGATGGTTGAAAGTGCTCTTCATCATATTAAAATTTTAGAAGACCTGGATTTCCATGACATCATCGTTTCAATGAAAGCCTCTGATGTGAATCTTGCTATTGAAGCATATGAAAAAGCAGCGAAAGCTTTTGACTACCCGCTTCACTTAGGTATTACCGAATCAGGTACATTGTTTGCTGGTACAATTAAAAGTGCTGCTGGCCTCGGAGCCATCTTAAACATGGGCATTGGTAACACTGTGCGTATTTCATTAAGTGCAGACCCTGTAGAAGAAGTAAAAGTTGCCAGAGAGCTGTTAAAGTCGTTTGGACTAGCGTCAAATGCAGCCACTCTTATCTCTTGTCCTACTTGCGGACGAATTGAGATTGACCTTATCAGTATTGCAAATGAGGTTGAAGACTATATTTCAACGATTAAAGCACCGATTAAAGTGGCCGTTCTTGGATGTGCTGTAAATGGTCCTGGGGAAGCCCGTGAAGCCGACATCGGCATTGCAGGGGCACGTGGTGAAGGACTGCTGTTTATGAAAGGTGAAATCGTGCGTAAAGTACCGGAAGAA
- a CDS encoding superoxide dismutase produces the protein MAYELPQLPYAANALEPHIDEQTMNIHHGKHHNTYITKLNAALEGHDDLQSKSIEELVSNLDAVPENIRGAVRNNGGGHANHTFFWQILSPNGGGAPTGELADAINSEFGSFEAFKEKFADAGANRFGSGWAWLIVDGGKLAVTSTPNQDTPLMEGKTPILGLDVWEHAYYLNYQNRRPDYINAFWNVVNWEEVSKRYAEAK, from the coding sequence ATGGCTTACGAATTACCACAATTACCTTACGCAGCAAACGCTCTAGAACCTCATATTGATGAGCAAACAATGAATATTCACCACGGGAAGCATCACAACACTTACATCACTAAATTAAATGCAGCACTTGAAGGACATGATGATCTTCAAAGCAAAAGCATTGAAGAGCTTGTAAGTAACCTTGATGCAGTACCTGAGAACATTCGTGGTGCAGTACGTAACAATGGTGGCGGACATGCTAACCACACATTCTTCTGGCAAATCCTTAGCCCGAATGGTGGCGGTGCACCAACTGGCGAATTAGCAGATGCAATTAATTCTGAATTTGGCAGCTTTGAAGCATTCAAAGAAAAATTTGCTGATGCAGGAGCTAACCGTTTCGGTTCTGGTTGGGCATGGCTAATTGTTGATGGCGGAAAGCTTGCTGTTACAAGCACTCCAAACCAAGATACGCCTCTTATGGAAGGTAAAACACCAATCCTAGGATTAGATGTTTGGGAGCATGCTTACTACTTAAACTACCAAAACCGTCGTCCCGACTACATCAACGCATTCTGGAATGTAGTTAACTGGGAAGAGGTTTCAAAACGTTACGCAGAAGCTAAATAA
- a CDS encoding Na/Pi cotransporter family protein, whose product MDLQTLLFMFFGGLGIFLFGIKFMGDGLQKVAGERLRDLLDKFTTNPVMGVFAGIFVTVLLQTSTGTTVLTIGLVNAGFMTLKQAIGVIMGANIGTTVTAFIIGIKISAYSLPIIAVGAALIFFIKQKKVNNYGQVIFGFGALFYGLDLMGEGLKPLRELQAFADLTVQMADNPLLGVLIGTIFTVAVQSSSASIGLLQQLYDQGAMTLDAVLPVLFGDNIGTTITAILAAIGASVAAKRAALTHVIFNLIGTVIVLIVFPLFYNLVSFLAVELGLNRPMTIAFAHGIFNVSNTLIQLPFVALLAVIVTKLVPGDEYNIEYKAKHLDPRFIGRSPAIALGQAKQEVIRMADFSEKGLIEVSQYLENGQKRHAEMATQFESAINNLDRKITEYLIQISSRSLSDQDSKMHSMLMDTVRDIERIGDHIENIVELKDYQKTHKVVMSDTAISDLREMFDLTISTLQEAISSLDNGDTDQARSVLEKEDLIDKMERKLRKQHIARVNEGRCSGAAGIVFVDIVSNLERIGDHSVNIAEAVIGEVR is encoded by the coding sequence GTGGATTTACAGACACTTTTGTTCATGTTTTTTGGAGGTCTCGGAATATTCCTTTTTGGGATCAAATTCATGGGGGACGGCCTTCAAAAAGTAGCAGGGGAGAGACTGCGTGACTTATTGGACAAGTTTACGACGAACCCTGTTATGGGGGTTTTTGCCGGGATATTTGTTACTGTATTGCTTCAAACAAGTACCGGTACAACGGTTTTAACGATTGGGCTTGTTAATGCTGGTTTTATGACATTGAAGCAAGCGATCGGTGTAATAATGGGTGCTAATATTGGAACGACGGTAACAGCGTTCATTATCGGTATTAAAATCTCAGCCTACTCACTGCCAATCATTGCTGTAGGGGCGGCCTTGATCTTCTTTATTAAACAGAAGAAAGTGAATAATTACGGCCAAGTTATCTTTGGATTTGGTGCATTATTCTACGGGTTAGACCTTATGGGAGAAGGGTTAAAGCCATTGCGAGAACTGCAAGCATTTGCTGATTTAACGGTTCAAATGGCAGATAATCCGCTGCTTGGTGTGTTGATCGGTACTATTTTTACAGTTGCCGTACAAAGTTCCAGCGCATCAATTGGACTCTTGCAGCAGCTATACGATCAAGGGGCGATGACCTTAGATGCTGTGCTTCCGGTATTGTTTGGAGATAATATCGGGACAACGATTACAGCTATTTTAGCTGCGATTGGCGCATCTGTTGCGGCAAAACGTGCAGCATTAACACATGTAATTTTTAATTTGATCGGTACAGTTATTGTTTTAATTGTATTTCCGCTGTTCTACAACTTAGTAAGTTTCTTAGCGGTAGAACTAGGGTTGAACCGTCCGATGACAATTGCTTTTGCACATGGGATATTCAACGTATCAAACACGCTGATTCAGCTTCCGTTTGTAGCCTTGTTGGCTGTTATTGTGACAAAGCTTGTGCCTGGTGATGAGTACAACATTGAATATAAAGCGAAGCACTTAGATCCTCGCTTTATCGGAAGATCACCTGCTATTGCATTAGGACAAGCCAAGCAAGAGGTTATTCGAATGGCCGATTTCTCTGAGAAAGGACTTATTGAAGTAAGTCAATACTTAGAGAATGGACAGAAACGTCATGCCGAAATGGCGACACAGTTTGAAAGTGCGATCAATAACTTAGACCGTAAAATCACAGAATACCTTATTCAAATTTCATCACGTTCGTTATCTGATCAAGATTCTAAGATGCATTCCATGCTTATGGATACTGTCCGTGATATTGAACGTATTGGTGATCACATAGAAAATATTGTAGAGCTAAAGGATTATCAAAAGACTCATAAAGTAGTCATGTCAGATACAGCGATTAGTGACTTACGTGAGATGTTTGATTTGACGATCTCTACTTTGCAAGAAGCTATCTCCTCCCTAGATAACGGAGATACTGATCAAGCCCGTTCTGTTCTTGAGAAGGAAGATCTTATTGATAAGATGGAGCGCAAACTCCGTAAACAGCATATTGCCCGCGTCAATGAAGGAAGATGTTCAGGCGCAGCAGGCATTGTGTTTGTAGATATTGTTAGTAACTTAGAACGTATTGGTGACCACTCAGTGAATATTGCTGAAGCAGTGATTGGAGAAGTTCGCTAA
- a CDS encoding MFS transporter, with product MKQTENARPLLVLTIIGLLPIVMVLGNSMFIPVLPFMQAELGVSTAQAGLILTIFSVPSALFIPVSGLLSDRYGRRNIVMVSLLIVMLGCIISGAGSVFQSFEAILAGRFIQGIGAGGVTPIAMVLAAELFQGDKRNQALASIESFNGVGKVISPVIGGAVLLGVWYYSFVVYLAAALLAFMGFYLVIPKNEAVRQEKGKGMIREAIQFIKSERNVLMPIFLASGAGMFLLFGFLFLLSYEWEGMYSSNGLIKGLVLAVPLLLLTVCSLLTGKYALKNADQIKRCILTGLLLFILVALVFIFTSGFLSDLLLTSLLSIGLGFLLPGCSAAVAAVVNQQIKGMIFSIYSMVRFLGVAFGPYFFGVWLDDRMQMSFNILLLAGVTCVVLVWNWTCLPIGKTCETHQTS from the coding sequence TTGAAACAAACAGAGAATGCTCGTCCGTTGTTAGTGCTTACTATAATTGGACTTCTGCCTATTGTGATGGTTCTTGGCAACTCCATGTTCATACCGGTCCTCCCATTTATGCAAGCTGAACTTGGGGTATCGACCGCGCAAGCTGGATTAATCTTAACGATCTTTTCTGTTCCTTCTGCACTGTTTATTCCTGTTAGCGGCCTATTGAGTGATCGTTATGGCAGACGAAATATAGTGATGGTTTCATTGCTGATTGTCATGTTAGGATGCATCATTTCTGGGGCTGGCTCTGTTTTTCAATCGTTTGAAGCGATTCTTGCCGGAAGATTCATTCAAGGGATTGGAGCAGGAGGAGTGACGCCGATTGCGATGGTGCTTGCAGCGGAATTGTTTCAAGGAGATAAACGGAATCAAGCGCTAGCATCAATTGAAAGTTTTAATGGGGTTGGAAAAGTGATCAGTCCTGTCATAGGAGGAGCGGTATTACTTGGAGTATGGTATTACAGTTTTGTTGTGTATTTAGCGGCAGCCCTTTTAGCATTTATGGGCTTTTATTTAGTTATTCCGAAAAATGAAGCTGTGCGCCAAGAAAAAGGCAAGGGGATGATCAGAGAAGCAATTCAGTTTATTAAAAGTGAAAGAAATGTTCTGATGCCTATTTTTTTAGCAAGCGGTGCCGGAATGTTTTTGTTGTTCGGATTTCTCTTTTTACTTTCTTATGAATGGGAAGGAATGTATTCTTCTAATGGGTTAATCAAAGGTCTTGTATTAGCGGTACCATTACTTCTTTTAACAGTTTGTTCCCTTTTGACAGGTAAGTATGCTTTGAAAAATGCAGATCAAATTAAAAGGTGTATTTTGACAGGTTTATTGCTTTTCATTTTGGTGGCATTGGTTTTTATTTTTACAAGCGGCTTCTTAAGTGATTTACTGCTAACCAGCCTTCTTTCAATCGGACTTGGCTTTCTGTTGCCGGGATGCAGTGCGGCTGTGGCTGCTGTTGTCAATCAGCAGATAAAAGGAATGATCTTTTCCATTTATTCTATGGTCCGTTTTCTTGGCGTTGCTTTTGGACCGTACTTTTTTGGTGTATGGTTAGATGACCGTATGCAAATGAGCTTTAACATCCTACTTTTAGCAGGTGTGACATGTGTGGTTTTAGTATGGAATTGGACGTGTCTGCCAATTGGGAAAACATGTGAAACCCATCAAACTTCATGA
- a CDS encoding DUF1002 domain-containing protein encodes MKHSWKKLLSLVLVFTLLYPMLLPAAALADAAPGDVIVTLGENLSPADREKILAEMNETEETEIITVSNQEEREYLGDYISSSQIGTRALSSTKITLAEQGAGINVETNNITWVSEGMYANALVTAGVEDAEIYVTAPFPVSGTAALTGLIKAYEIAAEIEIPEEQKQVANEEMVRTAELAESIGVEEATELMNRIKEEIANNPVESEEDLRELIRRIAAELGIELTEQELDGLVSLFMRMKDLNINWDQVQDQISKVRDNLGEFLAREDTQNFISRFLEVIAQLIEALKGLFTSEA; translated from the coding sequence TTGAAACACTCATGGAAGAAACTGCTGTCGCTTGTTCTCGTGTTTACGTTATTGTATCCAATGCTCTTGCCAGCAGCTGCTTTAGCAGACGCTGCACCTGGAGACGTGATTGTCACATTGGGGGAAAATCTATCACCAGCTGATCGAGAAAAGATTTTAGCTGAAATGAATGAGACTGAAGAGACAGAGATTATTACAGTCAGTAACCAAGAAGAAAGAGAATACTTGGGTGATTATATTAGCTCCTCACAAATTGGTACGCGTGCCTTATCTTCTACAAAGATCACTTTGGCGGAGCAAGGGGCTGGAATCAATGTAGAAACGAATAATATTACATGGGTATCTGAAGGCATGTATGCGAACGCATTAGTAACTGCAGGTGTGGAAGATGCTGAAATTTATGTCACAGCTCCATTCCCTGTTTCAGGGACAGCTGCTTTAACAGGTCTGATTAAAGCGTATGAAATTGCAGCTGAAATTGAGATTCCTGAAGAGCAAAAGCAAGTAGCGAACGAAGAAATGGTCCGTACGGCAGAGCTTGCCGAGTCGATCGGGGTAGAAGAAGCTACTGAACTTATGAACCGAATTAAAGAAGAAATTGCAAATAATCCGGTAGAATCTGAAGAGGATCTTAGAGAACTTATCAGACGGATTGCAGCAGAACTTGGGATTGAACTGACAGAGCAAGAACTTGATGGACTGGTTTCATTATTCATGCGAATGAAGGACTTAAATATTAACTGGGATCAGGTACAAGATCAAATCTCTAAAGTCCGCGATAACTTAGGTGAATTTTTAGCACGTGAAGACACGCAGAACTTTATTAGTCGTTTTCTAGAAGTGATCGCTCAGTTAATTGAAGCACTTAAAGGACTATTTACATCTGAGGCATAA
- a CDS encoding NfeD family protein translates to MEWLDSATIGFFVVFLGTLFLFGELLVRMRGIFAILGVAIMAMYFSYHLAGDVGFWVVILYVVGLALIIVDGKVITDGTVALLGVLLMITGLALPAPDLIYGILVSMGFLVGGFSSGLFLKVFPSRDLWARLTLKDRLTGDMGYNSLREDYRELVGKEGRTLSAFRPTGTVEIEDKHYSATSGGQWLEANMTVKVTDVDGTRIVVKKINEEKPSDEA, encoded by the coding sequence ATGGAATGGCTAGATTCCGCAACAATCGGCTTTTTTGTAGTCTTTTTAGGCACATTATTCTTATTTGGTGAACTTCTTGTTAGAATGAGAGGGATTTTCGCGATACTCGGTGTGGCCATTATGGCTATGTATTTCTCTTATCACCTAGCGGGTGACGTAGGATTTTGGGTCGTCATTCTTTATGTCGTTGGTTTAGCACTGATTATTGTAGATGGTAAAGTAATTACTGATGGGACAGTCGCCTTATTAGGTGTGCTTCTTATGATTACAGGTCTAGCTTTGCCTGCACCAGATTTAATTTATGGTATTTTAGTATCAATGGGCTTTTTAGTAGGTGGATTTAGTTCTGGTTTATTTTTGAAAGTATTTCCATCTCGTGATCTCTGGGCTCGTCTTACGTTAAAAGACCGTTTGACAGGAGATATGGGATATAACTCTTTAAGAGAAGATTACCGAGAGCTGGTAGGTAAAGAAGGTAGAACCCTTAGTGCGTTCAGGCCTACGGGAACGGTCGAAATTGAAGATAAACATTATAGTGCAACAAGCGGGGGACAATGGCTTGAGGCAAATATGACGGTGAAAGTCACAGATGTTGATGGGACACGAATTGTGGTAAAGAAGATTAACGAAGAAAAACCAAGCGATGAGGCCTGA
- a CDS encoding undecaprenyl-diphosphate phosphatase, whose translation MSWIEALFIGFIQGISEFLPISSSAHLLIFEKLLKINMSDSPLTFEVFLHLASLLAVLLYFRKDVLKLLQGSYQYLFKKDQRSEGDFRFTALMAASTLITMIVGKLMEGWFGDSITNTATIGAALIITGIFLILIEHGVNEGLRGPKEITWGHAVLIGLGQALAVIPGISRAGSTLVVALWCGLNKETALRYSFLLSIPIISGITLLKLPEIIGQFTDGVGLELWLAFISSFLFAIISIKWLIAMVQKAKLSYFAVYCISLGLITWIFLT comes from the coding sequence ATGTCGTGGATTGAAGCTTTATTCATAGGGTTTATACAAGGAATTTCAGAATTTCTTCCCATCTCAAGCAGTGCTCATCTCCTCATTTTTGAAAAACTGCTTAAGATAAATATGAGTGATAGCCCCTTAACATTTGAAGTGTTTCTGCATTTAGCATCTTTGCTTGCCGTTTTATTGTATTTTAGAAAAGATGTGTTGAAGCTTTTACAGGGTTCTTATCAATATCTTTTTAAGAAAGACCAACGAAGCGAAGGCGATTTCAGATTTACTGCTTTAATGGCCGCCTCTACTCTTATTACAATGATTGTCGGTAAGCTGATGGAAGGTTGGTTTGGAGACTCCATCACCAATACAGCGACGATCGGCGCTGCTCTGATTATCACCGGGATCTTTTTAATCTTAATTGAACATGGTGTAAATGAGGGATTGAGGGGACCAAAGGAAATAACATGGGGGCATGCGGTATTAATCGGGCTCGGGCAGGCATTAGCAGTCATACCAGGCATATCACGTGCGGGAAGTACTCTCGTTGTGGCCCTGTGGTGCGGTTTGAACAAAGAGACAGCTCTTCGCTACTCCTTTTTACTCTCCATTCCGATTATATCTGGAATCACCCTTTTAAAACTTCCTGAGATTATCGGGCAATTTACAGACGGTGTGGGCCTTGAATTATGGCTAGCCTTTATTTCTTCCTTTTTGTTTGCCATAATTAGTATTAAGTGGTTGATTGCCATGGTTCAAAAAGCAAAATTAAGTTATTTCGCCGTGTACTGTATTTCACTTGGTCTTATCACTTGGATATTCTTAACCTAA
- a CDS encoding MFS transporter, with translation MKKSVIQKLLGDVEVTRDLVLLLTIGGLYALSIALSNTFVNVYLWKQSGEFIDLALYNLTAVIFQPLTFILAGRWAKKIDRVIVLRLGVIFLAGFYTTVLLLGDVANHYLVILGALLGIGFGFYWLAFNVLTFEITEPETRDFFNGFLGLLTSFAGMIGPIVSGYIITRMEQFTGYSVIFGISLTLFVVAVLMSFLLKRRAAEGKFFFRQILAERKNNANWRHILHAHFFQGLREGTFIFVIVVWVYIATGSELAIGTYGLVASAVQFIAYYTVTRLMKPSFRKKSILIGGSILYAAIYLIVFDLSFAKLIMYGIVISIAYPMLLVPYISLTYDVIGKGWKAAEMRIEYIVVREVFLNSGRIVSVLTFIGAILLFPEEKSIPVVLAILGIGHFIIYFFVRHVRFSKPGGGESYSFARQKNGDGGSTGGTSV, from the coding sequence GTGAAGAAGTCTGTTATTCAAAAATTGCTTGGAGATGTAGAGGTAACGAGAGATTTAGTGCTTCTCCTAACGATTGGGGGGTTATATGCCCTAAGTATTGCGCTTTCTAATACGTTTGTTAACGTTTATTTGTGGAAGCAGTCAGGGGAGTTTATTGATTTAGCCTTATATAATTTAACGGCTGTTATCTTTCAGCCATTAACATTTATATTAGCCGGAAGGTGGGCGAAGAAAATTGACCGTGTGATTGTGCTTAGGTTAGGGGTCATTTTCCTAGCTGGATTTTATACGACAGTGCTTTTATTAGGTGATGTTGCGAATCATTATTTAGTGATATTAGGTGCGCTGCTCGGTATAGGGTTTGGATTTTACTGGCTTGCCTTTAATGTACTCACATTTGAGATCACTGAACCGGAAACGCGTGATTTCTTTAATGGATTTTTAGGCTTGCTTACGTCCTTTGCAGGCATGATTGGACCGATTGTTTCAGGATATATTATTACAAGGATGGAGCAGTTTACAGGGTATTCCGTCATATTTGGAATATCACTAACTCTTTTTGTAGTAGCTGTATTAATGAGTTTTCTTTTAAAGAGAAGAGCTGCAGAGGGCAAATTCTTTTTTAGACAAATTCTAGCGGAACGAAAAAATAATGCAAATTGGCGTCATATCCTCCATGCTCACTTTTTTCAAGGGCTTAGAGAAGGGACTTTTATCTTTGTCATTGTTGTTTGGGTATACATTGCAACAGGCAGTGAGTTGGCAATCGGTACGTATGGGCTTGTTGCTTCTGCTGTTCAATTTATAGCCTATTATACTGTTACCAGGTTGATGAAGCCGAGTTTTCGGAAGAAGTCCATTTTAATTGGCGGATCCATTCTCTATGCTGCGATTTACCTGATTGTCTTTGATTTATCCTTTGCGAAATTAATCATGTATGGAATCGTCATTTCTATTGCGTACCCAATGTTATTAGTACCATATATTTCGCTTACTTATGATGTAATCGGTAAAGGGTGGAAGGCTGCCGAAATGAGGATCGAGTATATTGTCGTCAGGGAAGTGTTTTTAAATAGCGGCCGTATTGTATCTGTGCTGACGTTTATAGGTGCCATACTTTTATTCCCTGAAGAGAAAAGTATTCCTGTTGTACTAGCTATTCTTGGAATCGGTCACTTTATCATTTATTTCTTTGTAAGACATGTTCGCTTTTCAAAGCCTGGAGGGGGAGAAAGCTACAGTTTTGCAAGACAGAAAAACGGCGACGGGGGAAGTACAGGAGGCACGAGTGTATAA
- a CDS encoding DUF1189 domain-containing protein, with amino-acid sequence MNAFQFFYKSLFDKKVIAYSRFQPITKALLHVLMVVFIACIPFIVSLIMTYVSSINQLEESLENDMPAFSLRDGELQAEVDEPYVNESLSEGVFVLDPNNQLTTQDLEQLGEGIIFQQNEALLFRYGSTHSVNYSLIGLQEVSDTELNERLTDIKGFLPLLLAIISLLMYSGVLGLAFLGITILAFVALLFRGTRKNIQYRHMWLITAYAMTLPVILFAWADVFIGGIPGYFLVLAVLCMIVYALSAIPKPKQKTK; translated from the coding sequence ATGAACGCTTTCCAATTTTTCTATAAAAGCCTATTTGATAAAAAAGTAATAGCATACAGCCGGTTTCAGCCTATCACAAAAGCACTGCTGCATGTTTTGATGGTTGTGTTTATTGCATGTATACCTTTTATTGTCTCTTTAATAATGACGTATGTATCCAGCATAAACCAGCTAGAAGAGAGCCTTGAAAACGACATGCCAGCCTTTTCACTAAGGGACGGCGAGCTGCAAGCAGAGGTGGATGAACCCTATGTAAATGAATCCCTGTCTGAAGGTGTCTTTGTCCTTGACCCAAATAATCAATTAACTACCCAAGACCTTGAACAGCTTGGCGAAGGAATTATTTTTCAACAGAATGAAGCGCTCCTATTCAGATATGGTTCAACACATTCTGTTAATTATTCTTTAATAGGGCTCCAAGAGGTCAGTGACACAGAGCTTAACGAGCGGCTAACTGATATTAAAGGATTCCTCCCGTTATTGCTCGCTATCATATCATTGCTTATGTACAGCGGCGTATTAGGACTTGCTTTTCTCGGGATAACAATCTTGGCCTTTGTTGCTTTATTATTTAGAGGTACCAGAAAAAACATTCAGTATCGTCATATGTGGTTAATTACAGCTTATGCGATGACCCTTCCTGTGATCTTATTTGCTTGGGCAGACGTTTTTATAGGAGGCATCCCTGGATACTTCTTAGTTTTGGCTGTACTTTGTATGATTGTCTATGCGCTAAGCGCTATTCCAAAACCAAAACAAAAAACCAAGTGA